One Pectinophora gossypiella chromosome 21, ilPecGoss1.1, whole genome shotgun sequence genomic region harbors:
- the LOC126376858 gene encoding proteasome subunit alpha type-7-1-like — MSSYDRAITVFSPDGQLLQVQYAQEAVRKGSAVVGVRGANCIVLAAEKKSVPRLQEERTEKKMAILDEHVVMAFAGLRADARVLITRAQIECQSHRLTVEDPVTVEYITRYIAGMKQQYTQSNGRRPFGISCLVGGFDHHDATPHLYQTEPSGIYYEWKASATGRCDKTVREFLEQNYKPEAVASEEGTIKLAIRALLEVVQSGQRNLEVALIKYRQPITILKHEDINNVVVGIDKEKEEADKNKNK; from the exons ATGTCCAGTTATGATAGAGCCATTACTGTGTTTTCTCCTGATGGGCAACTGTTGCAG GTCCAATACGCGCAGGAAGCGGTCCGCAAGGGCTCGGCGGTGGTGGGCGTTAGGGGGGCCAACTGCATAGTGCTGGCTGCGGAGAAGAAGTCAGTCCCTCGCCTGCAGGAGGAGCGGACGGAGAAGAAGATGGCCATACTTGATGAGCACGTCGTCATGGCATTTGCTGGGCTTAGGGCTGATGCCAGGGTGCTCATAACTAG GGCCCAAATAGAGTGCCAATCTCACCGCCTGACGGTAGAAGACCCGGTGACGGTGGAGTACATAACCCGGTACATCGCTGGCATGAAACAGCAGTACACACAGAGCAACGGTCGCCGGCCATTCGGCATCTCTTGCCTGGTAGGCGGGTTCGACCACCACGATGCCACACCGCACCTCTACCAAACCGAACCCTCGGGCATCTACTACGAGTGGAAG GCAAGCGCAACAGGCCGTTGTGACAAAACGGTGCGAGAATTCTTGGAGCAGAACTACAAGCCTGAGGCTGTGGCGAGTGAAGAAGGCACCATCAAACTCGCCATCAGGGCGTTATTAGAGGTTGTCCAGTCTGGCCAGAGAAACTTGGAG GTTGCCTTGATAAAATACCGTCAACCTATAACCATATTGAAGCATGAAGACATCAATAATGTGGTGGTTGGTATCgacaaagaaaaagaagaagcggacaaaaataaaaataaatag